The Ziziphus jujuba cultivar Dongzao chromosome 5, ASM3175591v1 genome segment CAAGTCTGATGGCTCTCTATGCATCATGGAAGCTCTCAGTAGATCACAAGCCGAAGGTAtacaacatacatatatatatatatatatatatgatgctttattattattattttttttttttctcgttcCAAAACCAGTTTTTAATTTGTGTTCGCCATTTGTTTGTTGAAAAGGCATGGTGCCAAGCTCGTCTCCAAAACTGGAAGACTTTCTAGGTGGTGCAAGCATGGGAAGCCATCAATACGGAAGCCATGAAAGAGAAGCAATGGCGCTGAGCTTAGACAGTATCTACTACAACAACCAAAATGCGGAGCCCGAAGCTAACAGGGACGAACATTCACTGGACCTTGTTCAACAACCTTACAGGCAACAAGAACAGCAGATTCATGTCCAATCACACCCATATTATTCTGGAATCCCTTGCCATGGAATTTATCAAACACCTCTGGAGGAAGAATCTAAGGAGGAGACCACCCCTCACATTTCAAACTGTGATCCCCAAATCTCTCAAATGCCGGAGGGAGGATTGCCTGCCCTGAAAAACTGGGTCAGCAGGCAGTACTCTGCTCATCATTCTCTGGAGCAGCAAATGAATGGCAACATGGTTGATGATAGTGGGGCTTCTGGGTCTGTCGGTGCAATGAATTGTGGGGATTTACAGTCTCTGAGTTTATCCATGAGCCCTGGCTCTCAGTCGAGCTGCGTTACTGCTCCAAGGCAAATCTCACCTACCGGAACAGAATGTGTGGCGGTGGAGACCAAGAAGAGAGGTCCAGGAATGGTGGGTCAGAAGCAGCCTGTACATAGGAAGTCCATTGACACTTTTGGACAGAGAACTTCACAGTACAGAGGTGTCACAAGGTTTGGTTTGGTCTAAATGCCCCCTTAATTCTTTTCCTATACTTGAAtatgttttttgaattttttttttttttggaagtataattttattattattattattatttgtggaTTTAAAATCCCACACCATCAGACATAGATGGACTGGTAGATATGAAGCCCATCTCTGGGACAATAGTTGCAAGAAAGAAGGACAAACCAGGAAAGGAAGGCAAGGTTGgtcaagaaaacaaaacatacTCCTAGTATATGTTTGGAAGTATTTCTTTTTTACTGCAATTCTTGGTCCCTACCTTCTGCTGATCTGACTTGTGCCATTAATTTTTTACTTGTCATGTTCGTCCTACTTGTGGATGCCATTCAAATCAAAATGATGCATATGCAGTTTATCTTGGTGAGAGCCACTTTTCATATTAATGATGAATGAGCTTGTGTTAATcactctttttgtttatttttaattaatttctgattataataataataataattaatatttaggtGGCTATGATATGGAGGAGAAAGCTGCCAGAGCTTATGATCTTGCGGCACTCAAGTACTGGGGGCCTTCTACCCACATAAACTTCCCCGTATGAATGAACAAATGAATAAACTCTAAAATTTGTTGGCAATTTTGAAACTTGTTCAGTCACTTAAATCCCATTTTCTTGCTTGGTGTTTACGCAGTTGGAAAATTATCAGGCAGAGCTTGAAGAAATGAAGAACATGACACGTCAGGAGTATGTTGCGCACTTGAGAAGGTAAGTTTGTTATCATTTACCTTTAATGTGAATCGTtcatttctttcatattttatgGAACATTTTCTCGACTTGTTTGGTTTGCAGGAAAAGCAGTGGATTTTCAAGGGGAGCGTCAATGTACAGAGGAGTGACAAGGTTTTTGTTCATTTTACGTTCCCATTTTCAACCCCAAATTTCATGGTGCTAATTATTATTTCTGACTAATTCTGATGCTTTTTCTCAACTTGATTTTTGGTAGACATCACCAGCATGGAAGATGGCAAGCTCGGATTGGCAGGGTAGCAGGAAACAAGGACTTGTATCTTGGGACATTCAGTAAGTTCTCAACAATTATTGTTTTTCCCTGGCACATAGTTTTTTCATGATACTTGATTTGCTTTTCTCTATTTGCCATTATTTTCATTACTTGTAGCTCTTAACTGTACTTAAAAGAGCTTTTTTAAGGAACCAATTTTTATGACACCTCTGTTCTCATGTTTCCACCAAAGACATTGATGCTTTTATAAGGCTGATGATGTCTTGCTTTGGGACTGTAAGAATGATCTTTTTTAAGGCTGTTTTCTCAGTAGAGGtggtatattaaaaaagaaaaaaaagaaaaagtaacaaAAGGACCTCAGTACCAAAAAAAGCCTGATTAAAAAGGCTAAAATTTTACCTCCCAAAACTTCGTCCTAAAAATTTCTCTGTAAAGCTTTTAGTTTAATgcaatttcattaaatatttcTCTCTAAATCTAAATCCTACAATATAGGTACACAAGAGGAAGCAGCAGAAGCTTATGATATAGCTGCAATCAAATTCCGCGGTGTTAATGCCGTCACCAACTTTGACATAACCAGATATGATGTCGAAAAGATCATGGCCAGCAGCACCCTCCTTGCGGGAGAGCTTGCCAGGCGCAACAAGGAGATGGAACCGAGCAATGAGGCTGTTGATTATAACCGGTCGACACAGAGTGGGGAAACCAACCAACCCGACAATAGCAATGGGAATGGTTCAGATTGGAAGATGGTTCTGTACCCgtcccaacaacaacaacaatcaaATACCTGTGGTGTTCAAACACTTGATCAGAAACCAATCAACTCGGGAAATTATCAAAATGCCTCATTCTCAATGGCTATACAGGACCTTATGGGAATCGATACGGTGAATTCTAATCAGCCATTGGTTGATGAATCAGGGAAGCTGGGGActcatttttcaaactcatcCTCGTTGGTGACCAGTTTGAGCAGCTCAAGAGAAGCTAGCCCTGATAAAAATGGCCCGGCAATGCTATTTGCAAGACCTCCGTTAGCATCAAAGTTTATTGGTACGCCAAATGGGGGCGTTAATACATGGTTTCCATCAGCAGCAGCCCAGTTGAGGCCTGCTGCAATCTCAATGGCTCACTTGCCTGTTTTTGCTGCTTGGAACGATAcctaacaaaaaaaagaaaaaaaaaatacaaaaagaaaagctttATGTGTTGGTTTAAACATGTAAAGGTTTTGCATGCACaagggggccaaaaaaaaaaaaaaagagtgaaaaaagaaagaaagcaagaAATCGGTGGTGTTAGGGTGGGTGGGGAAAAAGGCGGGGGGAAGGTTGAATTAAGTTCTTTTTATTATGTTACTAAAAGGTGTTTAGTGGAGGAAATTGGTGTCTAATGACAGACAGAATGGGGGCCACTTCTCTCTTTCTATGCAAAGTGTTAGGAACTTTTTCCTGGACCAAAACTTTTTGGTTCATATCGAAATGAAAGATTTTGCAAAATGGAGGGAAGAGATTAAGAGCGCTGAGCCTAATGATTAAAATTGGCTTGCATAATTGAATTTGCTTTTCAacttttatacatacatatgaattttaaaagaaaattaatatataggtCCTCCTAAGTACAAAAAACCAGCTCAATGTTTCCCAATAATGCAAAAAGCTATTGCTTTGACCACATCATCTTGTTTCACCCTCCAATCTGTTCCTCAAATCTTGAATTTTCGCCATCATTGCAATTCTTTCCTTTCTTAtcttgagccttttttttttttttttttttcttcttctcaaaGACAACAAACATTCCCACTGCATTATTCAAAAAAGCAGGtgggagagaaaaagagagagagattctgAGTGCAAGGACTTCAGTTTCGTGTATTTtatggtttaatgggtcatcaTTATATTGGTGGGACTTTGTCTGCTATTTTCGTGGAAAGCGTTTATGGGGCTAAAAATttctttagctttttttttttttttttttgggtaatcacTCACTTTGCTGTAATCCCAAGCACGTAAAAGCTATTCCATGTCCTGGTGTGGATTAATATGCTTTTAAACAGTTTTTTGCGTAATTTCAAATGATTCCAACGTCTACACTATTGCTCTCTCTCCCCCATGACATGCACGTGTGAACTCGATTGTGATCTTCTCCATTACGTGTTTAATGATTCAGAGGACAACGAGGAATTGACGCCGGAAAAGCTGGAAAAACCTTAGACCAGATATAAAAGTTGGAAAGTGCTCCATTTCAGGGTCATCACTAAGAATTAATCCAATATTCaacattatgaaaaaaaaaatttaaaaaaaaaaaaaggcaattggATAAGATATCTAGTAGACCTCTTGAAATCCAGACGAGTCTTAACTGGTTCCTACCACCACCACTACTACTATTACTAttcatgaaaatttataatacaCCCTCAGACTTCTCTCCACGAATTACTCcactttgattttgattttcaagCCAACAAAAAATTCGCGTTCTTCATGAACTAAATAGGTAGCCTAATACCCTCTTGACCATTGCACATGTATGAAGCTTTCTTCCATCAGAAGATCATGAGCACTGTGACTATACTTTcatgtttattttttcctttaatttttgtcctttttttttatttaaggttttttttggctaaatcaAGGATCTGATACATGCTCTGCTTGTGACCAATATGTTATTTCAGTTTTGTCATATgtgtaatatattataaaattgttttgtCACCAATTGAGTAGGAGATCAATACTATATTCTCCCTTGTAGAGAGGGAACAAAGCTATCCCATCTAAAGAAACATGTACAGCTAATATTTGAAAGCATAGTGACAATGACAAAAAGAGCACCAAAGTTTTTATACTCTTCCCCATTAATAAAGAAACGTATgttgatataaaaaattaattaagagacAGTAGGTAAAATATTTACTTCCAAGTTTCTAAGGCCATTGAAAAATGCCCTACAATATTCtagtgggaaaaaaaagaaaacaaaaaaaaaaaaaaggaaaagaaaaaaactgttGTACACATCAATTGGAGAAATTTTGActgagaaaaaaagaataataaagtaGGCGCAAAtgaatatatgaatgataaTGAAATTAAGGAGCTAGAGGCGCACCAAGAGGGAAACACCCCATCAACCATATAATaagtccataaacataagaaatAAAAGTTAAC includes the following:
- the LOC107420624 gene encoding AP2-like ethylene-responsive transcription factor CRL5 gives rise to the protein MKPMNDHNNNNGNSSNWLGFSLSPHMKMEVTTSDPSHHHHHQYSQAQASSASATSFYLSPSTQHLNNTSPICYGVGANGNGGFHSPFSVMPLKSDGSLCIMEALSRSQAEGMVPSSSPKLEDFLGGASMGSHQYGSHEREAMALSLDSIYYNNQNAEPEANRDEHSLDLVQQPYRQQEQQIHVQSHPYYSGIPCHGIYQTPLEEESKEETTPHISNCDPQISQMPEGGLPALKNWVSRQYSAHHSLEQQMNGNMVDDSGASGSVGAMNCGDLQSLSLSMSPGSQSSCVTAPRQISPTGTECVAVETKKRGPGMVGQKQPVHRKSIDTFGQRTSQYRGVTRHRWTGRYEAHLWDNSCKKEGQTRKGRQVYLGGYDMEEKAARAYDLAALKYWGPSTHINFPLENYQAELEEMKNMTRQEYVAHLRRKSSGFSRGASMYRGVTRHHQHGRWQARIGRVAGNKDLYLGTFSTQEEAAEAYDIAAIKFRGVNAVTNFDITRYDVEKIMASSTLLAGELARRNKEMEPSNEAVDYNRSTQSGETNQPDNSNGNGSDWKMVLYPSQQQQQSNTCGVQTLDQKPINSGNYQNASFSMAIQDLMGIDTVNSNQPLVDESGKLGTHFSNSSSLVTSLSSSREASPDKNGPAMLFARPPLASKFIGTPNGGVNTWFPSAAAQLRPAAISMAHLPVFAAWNDT